Within the bacterium genome, the region GCAGGCTGTCGATGGTGCGGCCCAGGGCGGCGCCGCCCTCCAGCACGGGAAGGACGAGAAGGATCTGGGGCATGGGACTCCTCTGGCCTGAGGGGCTGTCATGAAAGGGGGCGCCGTGGCGCCCCCTTTCCATCAAATGCGGAAGGACCCTACTTGACCAGGATCATCTTCTTCAAGTCGCTGAAGCTCGGAGTCTCCAGCTTGTAGAAGTAGACACCGCTGGCCAGGCTGGCCCCGTCGAAACTGACCGTGTAGCGGCCCGCGGCTTTCTGGCCGTTGACCAGGGTGGCCACCTTGGCGCCCAGCATGTTGTAGACGCTCAGGTTGACCTGGCCCGCCACCGGCAGCGCGAACTCGATGCTGGTGGTGGGGTTGAAGGGGTTCGGGTAGTTCTGGCCCAGGCTGTAGGCGGTGGGCAGGCGGTTCTCGACGCTGGTGTAGAACTGCACATAGTTGGCCGGATCGCTGCGGTTCTCGTGGTAGTCCACGGCCACGGCCCAGAAATACACGGGCTGGTTCTCCACCAGCTGGCCGAAGGGCAGGGAGAAGGTGGCGCTGGTCTGGGGACCCTCATAGAGCGGCACGCCGGTGTTGATGTCGTTCTGCAGGGAGCTGGTCACGATGAAGCGGTCGAAATCGTTGACCGGATTCTGGTTCCAGCTCAGGGGGAGACGGTCTTCGGTGGGCGGCCAGGCGTCATAGGCCCAACCGGCGTCATCCAGACCCGTCACCATCACGGGCACGATGTTGTCCACGGAGAAGCCCTGCATGACGGCGGAGGGGATGGGCACCGGGAAATGCACGCTGTGCGTCCCGATCATGAAGGAATGGATGTTCTCATGGCCTTCGTACTGGTCGTCGAGGGTGGCCACCTGCACGTTGTAGGTCATGCCGGGGATGCCCAGGGCGGCGACGGTGCCAGCGGAGACCCACTCGTTCTCGCCCATGCCCGGGTACTGCATCCACACCGAGTACATGGTGGTGGGATTCATCCAGGAGCCGTCGTTGGGGCTGGCCGCGAACTGGACGACGACGTAGCCGCCCTGGTCGTTGGGCCGGTCGTTGACCGCCAGGATGCTGGCCGGGTGCATGATCTGGAACTGGTTGAAGGGGAAGGCGCCCATGTCGGCCGGCGTGCCGTCGGGGTCGATCTCCAGCTCGCTGACGGAGACGTCGATGATGCAGTTGACCTCGGTGGGATCGCTCAGGGACCAGTAGGAGACGTTGAAATTCATGGCCATGGGGTTCACATAGCCCGGGTTGCAGTACCAGGCCGGCAGCACCATGTCATCGGGGAAGCCCGAGTTCTGCGGATAGATGTTGGTGAAGAAGACGTTGGTGAAGCCCACACCCGTCACATCCGTGTTGGCCGGAGTGGCGAAGGTGATGAGGTTCATGCCGGACTCGAAGAGGGCGTTGGCGCCGCCCAGGAAGATGCCGCCGCTGGTCGTGCCATGGTTGTGGGAAATGGTGCTGTTGTAGACGGACAGCACGCCGCCGTCCGCCACGTAGGCCGCCGCGCCGTTGCCCACGCAGGTGTTGTGGGCGATGAGGCAATTGAAGAGGCGGACCCAGCCGCCATCCTCCACCGTGATGGCGCCGCCGTCATCCCCGGAGTGGACGTCCGTGATGGAACAGAAGGTGAGGTCCGCGTCGGCTCCTTCGCCGAAGACGATGCCGTTCCAGTCCTCGCCCACGAAGCGGATCCAGTTCCCGCGAGTGCCCTGGGCCTCCATGTCGCCCTGGATGATGAGGCTGGTTCCCGGCAGGCCGTAGACCTCCATGCCCGCCTCGATGTGCAGCAGCTCACCCGCCTCGACCGTGAAGTCCTCGGTGAGGGCGACCTGGCCGCCGGGGAAGTTGGCGAAGGTCCACTCCAACCCTGGATTGAAGGGCACGCAACCGTCCAACTCCTCCCCCGTGATGTCCACGTTCACCGGAAAGAGGGGTCCGCAGCCGTAGAACATGCTGAAGATGGGAGGCAGGTGGGTGAATTCGAAATGGAAGCCCGGCCCGTCGAAACTGACCCACAGCTCGTCG harbors:
- a CDS encoding T9SS type A sorting domain-containing protein, which codes for MKKHLLLGLLTLAGANSAFAIFQWDVDLSDLDAVACWNPNSCAPSAATVHMYNPANPAQTYTINCNIFGPSGQPLVYSFQADADAQVNCALTYIIDELWVSFDGPGFHFEFTHLPPIFSMFYGCGPLFPVNVDITGEELDGCVPFNPGLEWTFANFPGGQVALTEDFTVEAGELLHIEAGMEVYGLPGTSLIIQGDMEAQGTRGNWIRFVGEDWNGIVFGEGADADLTFCSITDVHSGDDGGAITVEDGGWVRLFNCLIAHNTCVGNGAAAYVADGGVLSVYNSTISHNHGTTSGGIFLGGANALFESGMNLITFATPANTDVTGVGFTNVFFTNIYPQNSGFPDDMVLPAWYCNPGYVNPMAMNFNVSYWSLSDPTEVNCIIDVSVSELEIDPDGTPADMGAFPFNQFQIMHPASILAVNDRPNDQGGYVVVQFAASPNDGSWMNPTTMYSVWMQYPGMGENEWVSAGTVAALGIPGMTYNVQVATLDDQYEGHENIHSFMIGTHSVHFPVPIPSAVMQGFSVDNIVPVMVTGLDDAGWAYDAWPPTEDRLPLSWNQNPVNDFDRFIVTSSLQNDINTGVPLYEGPQTSATFSLPFGQLVENQPVYFWAVAVDYHENRSDPANYVQFYTSVENRLPTAYSLGQNYPNPFNPTTSIEFALPVAGQVNLSVYNMLGAKVATLVNGQKAAGRYTVSFDGASLASGVYFYKLETPSFSDLKKMILVK